A window of Amphiprion ocellaris isolate individual 3 ecotype Okinawa chromosome 12, ASM2253959v1, whole genome shotgun sequence contains these coding sequences:
- the LOC111574960 gene encoding uncharacterized protein LOC111574960 isoform X4 has protein sequence MKTALFIVGLIFFCCESTERTTAEGQLDAGFVQSECRDRYLWIHVASGQTPRFEAVDGTEVHSIGEQLASRCGYTISIFKMDSYTTFRASYYSCFTQNQNDEVFTFRFNVLVSDRGGRWTSQSVSAVCPGLTWTHREIICEEDYMEVNVNRESSCGGHQGDGGKVWQEAFAQAQKTASLTWQLMFRRSDGQVSSMSVTEAQRWGYSLTTTAQRVVLRSPYKQPHAEVTMVAGVSVKVVQVSLFFKQKLVMVMIDMSMACTVNTGSFDGDRLLWDIPRVLTPLVGEGARFESRSFSLGVESVLLDEPTMTSRGFNMVQRGGMIQISVPFGAEGGYRKSLVVNNMYKEAYTIFLLYEHVFSLLYEDGSNIDTRHRMLRVLDTPLVCRPPFSLNQTVGGGKEFNVYLGNIPTDVILEDVWINGKRLPMSETSQQGFNISPVVHTNGSRSYELRLPFEDENVHWMYLGGGVVEYSIDINFTLTILPQRNSYYYHTFITARVFNRFPPEITAQCSDEGIFFSVAKPPHSHIIWEVGIDHEPLTQQLVAQRGYRLYNDSHRSTLEVPVFSVGYTYEEINLSNFYATFKLLLRDSKSLEVQTSTSKRCLFRTEDMIVCSADGTMTVVTTPSSTWPTVQPEKTTLLDPTCKPKETDRARALFEFKLDSCGTRAMVSEWYMVYENEILHDRLLMTDGPNFISRETQFKVTVRCFYPLGAVNRLSVDRIFKSAIPGLGSVKVFESHTDQSSARATNTPTNHVNPAPAAEEVLPHPGIMPPPKPGPSHFITVPGGHKKQLPLLNFPNPNLSPETQNHQVFQQVSSPLRHLMLWTEDRNVFSSPTDSHFHSSLPRYDLLPDSRAQLSHLNTPSVDFTKVKAETSRHSEGYLGLDLDSLGMHNEAPVVQQLGSSSQTPTPQGLNSLRDNFWHSALTWGLPTPGLNGIVKQSPESPVQSFTVQSSLSMPDLSQQHETHPTMSNYKSLGGRMEMANMRGRPLNLPQSQDEHQMHQFQPALQTPGRISYKLHLPSKDKNYDPAHTKHTTSKNHVPDSSGEPQLFVSGELTSTATSQVDQNLEKIGSIERRNVQPAVQNIRVKPLSKIVSSGPHLNQKPVAQKTNSQSSSPSSYTTSTKAVNNGGNPWTSQQLLGSNTREEHVLKRTGFLLPTQNQNHRDSVQDKWDWSDLPSNHQEHEQKLVSTSSKQQGHKKNLVLSPRCQQGREQKLVHPSQNQQGYDHVQSATETQNRGQESASFWRNIFPTAGASHIRVRPPSGLSGRLQTYDLSSLQNSQIPDSVSTGGTSRISFHSFTPQTIREYQTTEPSTLNVGGLKPSGGEARFTGPHTGPNGSKDLDSTLKIQSRFGCSGVSSQNGGSIHRGIFRGTNTTSTHTRSPYTTV, from the exons ATGAAAACTGCTTTGTTCATCGTTGG ACTCATCTTTTTCTGCTGTGAGTCCACAGAAAGAACAACAGCTGAAGGCCAACTAGATG CAGGTTTTGTCCAGTCTGAGTGTCGAGATCGTTACCTGTGGATCCACGTGGCCTCAGGACAGACGCCTCGTTTCGAGGCCGTCG ATGGAACTGAAGTCCACTCTATTGGTGAGCAGCTTGCGTCGCGATGTGGTTACACCATCAGCATCTTCAAGATGGACAGCTACACCACCTTCAGAGCTTCATACTATTCCTGCTTCACCCAGAACCAG aatGACGAGGTGTTCACCTTCAGGTTTAATGTGTTGGTGAGTGATCGTGGTGGCAGGTGGACCAGCCAGTCTGTTTCTGCAGTCTGTCCTGGTCTCACCTGGACTCACAGAGAGATCATCTGTGAGGAGGACTACATGGAG GTGAATGTGAACAGAGAGTCTTCATGTGGAGGTCACCAGGGGGACGGTGGAAAGGTTTGGCAGGAGGCTTTCGCTCAG GCTCAGAAGACGGCGAGCTTGACTTGGCAGCTGATGTTCAGGCGGAGTGATGGGCAGGTTTCCTCCATGTCTGTCACTGAGGCCCAAAGGTGGGGTTACAGCCTGACCACCACCGCCCAGAGGGTGGTGCTTCGATCTCCATACAAACAGCCGCATGCTGAGGTCACGATG GTGGCTGGCGTCTCTGTCAAGGTTGTCCAGGTTTCTCTGTTCTTTAAGCAGAAGCTGGTCATGGTGATGATTGACATGTCCATGGCCTGTACAGTCA ATACAGGCTCTTTTGATGGGGACCGGCTCCTCTGGGACATCCCCCGGGTCCTGACTCCACTCGTCGGGGAGGGAGCAAGATTTGAGAGTCGAAGCTTCAGTCTGGGGGTGGAGAGTGTGCTGCTGGATGAACCCACCATGACCTCCAGAGGATTCAATATGGTCCAACGAGGAGGAATGATCCAGATCAGCGTTCCGTTTGGAGCTGAAGGTGGCTACAGGAAG aGTTTGGTGGTGAACAACATGTACAAGGAGGCGTATACGATCTTCCTGCTGTACGAACacgtcttctctctgctgtatGAAGACGGCAGCAACATCGACACCAGGCACAGAATGCTCCGAGTACTCGACACACCACTGGTTTGCCGTCCTCCCTTCAGCCTCAATC aGACAGTCGGTGGTGGCAAGGAGTTCAACGTCTACCTGGGTAACATTCCCACTGATGTCATCTTAGAGGACGTCTGGATCAATGGGAAGCGGCTGCCAATGTCAGAGACATCACAACAAGGCTTCAATATCAGTCCTGTTGTTCACACAAATGGCAGTCGAAGTTATGAGCTCCGATTGCCCTTTGAGGATGAAAATGTGCACTGGATG TATTTAGGTGGAGGTGTAGTGGAATACTCCATCGATATAAACTTCACTTTAACCATCCTGCCTCAGAGAAATTCCTACTACTACCACACCTTCATTACAGCACGAGTGTTCAACAGAT TCCCTCCAGAAATCACTGCTCAGTGTTCAGATGAAGGAATCTTCTTCAGCGTGGCCAAACCTCCTCACAGTCATATTATCTGGGAGGTTGGCATCGACCATGAACCTCTGACGCAACAACTGGTGGCCCAAAGAGGATATCGCCTCTACAACGACAGCCACAGAAGCACCCTGGAAGTCCCTGTGTTCTCTGTTGGGTACACATATGAA gaAATAAACTTGTCAAACTTTTATGCAACATTTAAGCTTCTTCTGAGAGACTCCAAATCTCTGGAGGTCCAGACATCCACCTCCAAACGCTGCCTCTTCCGAACTGAGGACATGATAG TTTGCTCTGCAGATGGGACCATGACGGTGGTGACAACCCCATCCTCCACCTGGCCCACAGTTCAGCCTGAGAAAACCACTCTGCTGGACCCCACCTGTAAGCCTAAAGAGACTGACAGAGCCAGAGCCTTGTTTGAGTTCAAGCTGGACTCCTGTGGGACCAGAGCCATG GTCAGTGAGTGGTACATGGTTTATGAGAACGAAATCCTCCATGATAGATTGCTGATGACAGATGGCCCAAACTTCATCTCCAGGGAAACTCAGTTCAA GGTCACAGTGAGGTGCTTCTATCCACTCGGTGCAGTCAACAGACTGTCTGTGGACAGGATCTTCAAATCAGCGATTCCTGGACTTGGTTCAGTCAAAGTCTTTGAGAGCCACACAG ATCAGAGTTCAGCGAGGGCCACAAACACCCCAACAAACCATGTTAACCCAGCCCCAGCTGCAGAAGAAGTTCTGCCTCATCCCGGCATCATGCCTCCACCAAAACCTGGGCCCAGTCACTTCATCACAGTGCCAGGAGGACACAAGAAGCAGCTCCCCTTATTAAACTTTCCAAACCCAAATCTTTCTCCTGAAACTCAAAACCACCAAGTCTTTCAACAGGTTTCATCTCCTCTTCGTCATCTCATGCTCTGGACAGAGGACCGAAATGTATTCTCATCTCCAACAGATTCCCACTTCCACAGTTCTCTTCCCAGATATGATCTGTTACCAGACAGCAGAGCCCAGCTGTCACATCTCAACACACCAAGCGTGGACTTTAcaaaagtaaaagcagaaaCTTCAAGACACAGTGAAGGATATCTAGGCTTGGACTTGGATTCACTTGGCATGCATAATGAGGCTCCAGTTGTTCAACAGTTGGGAAGCTCCAGTCAGACTCCTACACCTCAAGGTTTAAACAGTTTAAGGGACAACTTCTGGCACTCTGCCCTGACATGGGGCCTGCCTACTCCTGGCCTAAATGGAATTGTCAAGCAAAGTCCAGAGAGTCCGGTGCAGAGTTTTACAGTCCAATCTTCTCTTAGCATGCCAGACCTGAGTCAGCAACACGAGACCCACCCAACTATGAGCAATTACAAATCCTTAGGTGGTAGGATGGAAATGGCCAACATGAGAGGAAGGCCTTTGAATCTGCCTCAAAGTCAGGATGAGCATCAAATGCATCAGTTTCAGCCAGCCCTTCAAACACCGGGCCGCATAAGCTATAAGCTGCATCTGCCCAGCAAAGACAAGAATTACGATCCCGCTCATACTAAACACACCACATCCAAAAATCATGTCCCTGATTCATCTGGAGAGCCACAGTTGTTTGTCAGTGGTGAACTGACGTCCACTGCAACCAGCCAAGTTGACCAAAACCTGGAGAAAATTGGGTCTATTGAAAGGAGGAATGTTCAGCCTGCAGTGCAGAACATAAGAGTAAAACCTTTAAGTAAAATTGTGTCTTCTGGTCCTCATCTCAATCAGAAACCTGTTGCCCAAAAGACAAACTCGCAAAGCTCTAGTCCATCCAGCTACACCACCAGTACCAAAGCTGTCAACAATGGTGGGAACCCTTGGACATCCCAACAGCTTCTGGGTTCAAACACAAGAGAGGAACATGTTCTTAAGCGAACAGGTTTTTTATTGCCAACACAGAATCAAAACCATCGTGACAGTGTCCAGGACAAATGGGATTGGTCTGATCTACCCTCAAATCACCAAGAACACGAGCAAAAACTGGTCTCCACATCCTCAAAACAGCAGGGACACAAGAAGAATCTGGTCCTTTCTCCCCGCTGCCAGCAGGGACGTGAGCAAAAACTGGTCCATCCAAGCCAGAACCAGCAGGGATATGATCATGTCCAATCAGccactgagacacaaaatagagGACAGGAATCTGCttcattttggagaaatatcTTTCCAACAGCAG GGGCGTCTCACATCAGAGTCAGACCTCCTTCTGGTCTTTCAGGAAGACTCCAGACTTATGACCTGTCCAGCCTGCAGAATTCCCAGATCCCAGACTCTGTGTCCACAGGAGGAACCAGCAGGATCTCCTTCCACAGCTTCACACCACAGACCATCAGAGAATATCAAACAACTGAACCCAGCACACTGAATGTAGGGGGCCTGAAGCCATCTGGAGGAGAAGCTAGGTTCACTGGTCCCCACACTGGTCCTAATGGTTCTAAGGATTTGGATTCCACCCTGAAGATCCAGAGCAGGTTTGGCTGTAGTGGTGTGTCCAGTCAGAATGGGGGCAGCATTCATCGAGGCATCTTCAGAGGTACCAACACAACCAGCACTCACACCAGATCCCCATACACCACAGTGTAA